The following is a genomic window from Ethanoligenens harbinense YUAN-3.
TTTGTTTTTGATTATAATACAAAAGTATCAAAGATGAAAGGGGCCTTAAATGTTTTGGATAAAAAATATGAGGATCAAATCCTGAAATCGATGGATGCCGTGCGCGAAAAAGCACCAGATATCCCGCTGGATTATTTTTTCGATATCTGGAAGGGATTCTGGTTTGGGGAACAAAAGACAGAAATGCCGTCCATAGCGGTATTGGGAACCGGTATTCCTGAATTATATATCCGGGCTGCCGGTGCAAACCCGCAATTTCTGTTTGGTGGTAATTACTTTACGGATCAATACGCAGAACAGGTGTTTCCGCAGATTTCGGACCCTGTGCTCAAATCCGCAAGCAGCATTCTCTTTTCCGGACAGCTCTCCTGCATAAGGGATATCACCGGGATGGTTGTGCCGGTAAGCAACACAGATACGCGTAAAGTTGTGCCTTATTTAAAAGACCTAGGGCATCCGGTGATCGTGATGGAGGAGGAGCCATTTCTGGATTCAAAAGCCACATCACGGTTTCGGTCGTCACAGATGGATTTAGTTATGGAGCTGCAAAAGCTCACACACCGACCGATCACCGCCAAGAGCATCCGAACTGCCGCGAAGCAAATCACCAGCGCACATGATGCCATCCGGCGCCTTAAGACTATGGATATTCCGCAAATCGCAAAGGATTTTATCAAGCAGACCTATTATCTTGCTCCTGACATTCAGGAATGGACCGACCGCGTGAATGGATTCGCCGAGGAAAACCTGAAGCCGATGCCCGAAAACCGGTCCCATCTGCTGCTGATCGGGTCACCGATCTTTTTCCCGAATGTCAAAATCCTGACTGTATTACATAATGTCGGCATCCAAGATTATGAGAATCACTGCGGAGTCCCTGATCCGGAGGATTACACAGAGCTTATGGAGCATGATCCTTTCTCGCTGAATTCCATGTTCAGGGATCTGAATGAAATTCATTACAGATCGGCACAAAACGATATTGCTCGCGCACTGTGTTCTGATACTTCTTTCCTGCAAAACGCCAGCGGTGTCATATACCATCTGCTCAAGGGACAACTCATGTATGCTTATGAAGCGAATCGGATTGAAAAGGCCGCCATCAGGGCGGGGATTCCGTTCGTCTGCATTGAAACAGATTATACGAATGCCGATACCGAGCAGATCAAAATCCGCCTGGAAGCATTTTCAGAACTGCTGACGCAGACCGGAAAACTGCCTGCGGCAGTATAAAAATAAATATTTATCAGCTTAAAACTCAAAGCGATTAAGGAGGAACTTATGCCATTCAGCTTTCTTTTACAAGAACTGCATCAAAAGGCTGCGGAAAAGATAAAAGCGGCAAAAGCGCATCGTAGGATTATTGCCGTCGTGATTGTAGCTGCTCTTGTCACGATCGCCTTTTTCACCGTCAAAACGAATCTTGCGCGGAGCTCAGAGGTTGGAAACTCAGCACCCGCAAGCAATATAATGCAAAGCGCAGGGAACGCAGCCCAGCCAAACGGTGGCAATCAAACCGAAACCGCTATGCAGGCCAAAACACTTAAGCGCATTGAAAATGTTGCCTCTATTTTAGGTATTGCCGTATTGACATCGGGAGGCATGATAATCTATTACCAAAAAAAGAAAAAACGCGTTGCACCGCTTCCGGTACTGCGGAGTGAGGAGGAGACACATTGAAGCAGCGTAAAATTACGGCTTTCCGTATCATGTGTCTACTGATTGCCGTTGCTGTACTCGTTTTTCTGGGAAGCGGATACCGGATTATTATTTTGTTGCTCAGCATCTTCAGCGCTCTGGTTTTTGGGCGTCTCTGGTGCGGCTATGTCTGCCCGCTGGGCTTTTATCAGGAACTGCTTTCAATGCTTCGGAAAAAACTGCATATTCCGACGTTCCACGTGTCATTAAAGGTGAAATCCTATTTGCGTCCGCTGAAATGGATCATACTTGTATATTTTCTGGCCAGCGTTTTGTTTTTTGGGCTGCGCCCAGTTATGTATATACGGCCCGACCTTTCCTTCAGCAGCGCAGATATGAGTATCTATAAAATCATTATTGTCGGTATTGTAACGGGAATTTGTTTTCTGAAAGAAAGGGCGTTCTGTAAATACTGTCCGCTAGGGACACTCCGGGGCTTTGTCAATAAAATCAGCTTCGGAAAAATTAAAAAGGACGGCACCGCGTGTACACACTGCCGCGCTTGTCTTGAATGTTGTCCAATGGATATCCGCTCCATTTATGAAGAACGCAACAAATCCGATATCACTCACTCGGATTGTATCTACTGTATGAAATGCATTGAGGCATGCCCGGAGCAGGATGTGCTTTCCTTTACCCTGTTTGGGAAAAAGGTATTGTCATCCAAACGTAATAGTAAGCAGGTGAAATAATGGAAGAGCGTACATTAGAACGTTATAAGCGAAATATTTCGCGCGTTTCGGCTGGTTCACTGAAACAGTTGACATCCATAGGAGATGTTCCCAAGGGGCTTGAATATTTTACGAATGTTCTTAAAAGAACATTCGTCGATTTTGAAAAGGATGACAACGAGTACATAGGTAGCTACTGCGTGATGGTGCCGGATGAAATGATATACGCATTCGGCTACAGGCCGCTGCGCTTATGCGCTGGGCACAGCGTTGCGGCGATGATCGGGGATGAGATCGTCCCGCGTGATGCCTGCCCAGTCCTGAAGGCAACTGCCGGTTTTCACGCAATGCGCGTCATGCCGATCTATCAGCAGTGCAGGCTGGCAGTGCTGCCGATGACCTGCGATGGCAAGCGAAAAAGCGCTGCGCTTTTGTCGCAGTACCTTCCGGTTATTCCCTTGCCGATTGAAATGGATAAGTCGGAGGAACGCTTTGCGCAGAACCTGCAAAACATGCATGCTCTCATGAAAAGTATTTCCAAAGAAACGGGCCGCAGGTTCTCCAACCGGAAACTGATTGAATCCTGCAAAAGCATTAATGCGGCACAGCAGGAAGCATATAAACTATACGGCTTGCTCTCATCCGACAATCCGCCTGTCACGGGTTCACAGGTTATGGCTGTGCTGAACAGCTATTGCTATGATACGCCGGAAAGCTGGGCGCAGCACGCGAAAATACTAAATGCCGGACTTTCCCAAAAAGCAGCTGCCATGCAGCCTTTGAAAAGGAAAAAGCCGCGTATCTTTATCGCAGGCTCTCCCATTACATTTCCAAACTATAAACTGCCGTTTTTGATGGAAGGTCTGGGGGCACAGATTGTCGGAGACGAGACGTGTATGGCGGGGAGGCTTTTATATGACCCCGTTGTTCCTGATGAGTACAGTACAGACGGCATCTTACGTGCGCTTACGGCGCGATATGTCTGCGCATGTACGTGTCCGGTATTCGAGCAGACGGACGATCGCCTCAGCAGTCTCACAGAAAAACTGCGTCAGACGAAAGCGGAGGGCGTTATTTATCATATCCTGCGCGGCTGCACGCCTTACGACTTCGAATTGTCCATGGTGGAACAGCTGGCAGATAAGCTTGATATTCCGGTTCTGCGTGTGGAAACAGATTTCTCCGCCGAGGATGCAGAACAGGTAAAAATCCGTCTGGAAGCGTTTGTTGAATTGATAGAACAAAGGAGATAAATACATGGGAAACTATTATGTGGGGCTGGATGCCGGTTCGACATACCTGAAAGCGGCATTGATAAAGGATAACTGTGTTTTAGGCGCTGAACTTCTTCCAACAGGCATCGACTGTGAGGAAACTGCGGCCAAATTGCTGGAAAAGATCTATGCGAGCCAAAGTATCACACGCAATGATATCGCCGTAATCACCGCAACCGGATACAGCAGGCGCAGTATCGGCCTCGCAGATGCCACAATTTCAGAAATCACCGCTCATGCCTGCGGTGTACAATTGACAGCCCCTGAAAACGTGCATCCGCGCTTGATCATTGATATCGGAGGCCAAGACAGCAAGATCATCAGCCTTGGCCCCGATGGACATATCGTTAATTTTACAATGAATGATAAATGCGCCGCTGGAACAGGAAAGTTCTTGGAGGTCGTGGCTGATCTTCTGGAAACTACCATTGATCAGATTGCTTCGCTTGCGAAAGAGAGTACAGACCCCTGTCAAATCAACAGCACCTGCGCCGTTTTCGCCCAGACGGAAGTGATCTCTCTTCTTGCTCAAAAGAAAAGCCGAAGTGATATCCTTGCAGGTATGCATATAGCCATGGCAAACCGTATCGCCAAAATGGCGCGTAAATATAAGTCGGATGGCGATGTGATGATGACCGGAGGCGGCGCTAACAATGATGCTCTTCGATCTGCGTTGGAAGATGAACTGATGTGCGATATTTACAAGGCAAATTATCCGCAGTTCAACGGCGCAATCGGAGCTGCTTTAATTGGCAGGCATAACACTGAAAAAATGCAGGTCCAAATTTCTTAATTTAGCATATAAAATTAAATATCAGAAAAGGCAAACTGACCGAAAGGCAGGGGCATAAAGCCAAGAGTCTAAGGTAAATAAACGTACTATGATAGTCTGGTTGCAAAAAACATATCTTGACTCTGCCACTCCGGATAGAGTCAAGATATGTTTTGATTATGAATGATAAAACTATGACAGGAGTGTAACCGTCAAATCAACGGGCACGCCCCCCAAGGCATGAGGTTTTCAACATCCGCGCCATTGGGCGCTTCGGTGAAAATCTTTGTGAGGTACTCAAAAGGCACAAGACCATTCTCCCTGGCAGAGACGATCAAGCTGTAATAGATTGCGCTGGCTTTTGCACCGTTTGGCGTGTTGGAAAACAGCCAGTTCTTCCGTCCCATTACAAAAGGTCGAATGGCGTTTTCCGCGCGATTGTTACTGATTTCCAGCCGTCCGTCCAACAGATACCGCACAAGATACATGCGCTGTGACTGTGCATAATGGATTGCTTTACCCATCAGGGTTTTAGGCAGTTCCCGGAGCGATCCGACCCAGGCGTAGAACGCCTCAACCACCGGTTTACTTTGCTGTTCGCGTTCCTTCAAACGATCTTCCGGGGTCAGCAAAGTGAACTGTTTCTCCAAATGAAACAGCCTGTCACAGTAAGCAATCCCCTTTGCGGCGTCAGACGATTTCCGTTTATCCTTCGGCAGTGTTTGCAGCGCTTCGTCAAATTTCCGACGCAGATGCGCCCAACAGCCCACCACGGTGATTCGGTCAGGCAGCTTGTGGTATCCGTCATAACCATCTGCATGGAGAAAACCTGAAAAATCCTCTAAGAAGTCTTTCGGACGGATATGCTTTCGATCCCGCTGGTAGTCATACAGCACAATCTGGCGCTTAGCCTCGCCGCTTGTACGATAAAGCCACATGTAACTTTTACTCTGGGCGGGCTTGCCGTCCTCATGCAGCACCTGAAGGGTGGTTTCGTCTGCGTGAAGGACTTGATGATTGCATAGCTGTCGCTTCATTTCCTGATAAATTGGCTCCAGCCAATCTTCACAGGCTCTGATGAGCCAGTTGGACATGGTTTGACGTGAGAGCAGAATGCCGCTTTGCGCCCACTCCTGCTCTTGCCGATAAAGCGGGCTGCCCATCACAAATTTTTGCACGGCGATATGGGCGACGGATTCGGGTGATGCGAACCCTCCCTTGATGACGGGTTTTGGCATCTCCGCCTTGACAATCGGCACACGATCAGAGGACTCCTCGCAGTGGCGGCAGGCATAGACGTGCCGTACATGGCGTACAATCACGGCTTTTGCCGGGATGATTTTCA
Proteins encoded in this region:
- a CDS encoding 2-hydroxyacyl-CoA dehydratase family protein; protein product: MVTPFTFVFDYNTKVSKMKGALNVLDKKYEDQILKSMDAVREKAPDIPLDYFFDIWKGFWFGEQKTEMPSIAVLGTGIPELYIRAAGANPQFLFGGNYFTDQYAEQVFPQISDPVLKSASSILFSGQLSCIRDITGMVVPVSNTDTRKVVPYLKDLGHPVIVMEEEPFLDSKATSRFRSSQMDLVMELQKLTHRPITAKSIRTAAKQITSAHDAIRRLKTMDIPQIAKDFIKQTYYLAPDIQEWTDRVNGFAEENLKPMPENRSHLLLIGSPIFFPNVKILTVLHNVGIQDYENHCGVPDPEDYTELMEHDPFSLNSMFRDLNEIHYRSAQNDIARALCSDTSFLQNASGVIYHLLKGQLMYAYEANRIEKAAIRAGIPFVCIETDYTNADTEQIKIRLEAFSELLTQTGKLPAAV
- a CDS encoding 4Fe-4S binding protein — protein: MKQRKITAFRIMCLLIAVAVLVFLGSGYRIIILLLSIFSALVFGRLWCGYVCPLGFYQELLSMLRKKLHIPTFHVSLKVKSYLRPLKWIILVYFLASVLFFGLRPVMYIRPDLSFSSADMSIYKIIIVGIVTGICFLKERAFCKYCPLGTLRGFVNKISFGKIKKDGTACTHCRACLECCPMDIRSIYEERNKSDITHSDCIYCMKCIEACPEQDVLSFTLFGKKVLSSKRNSKQVK
- a CDS encoding 2-hydroxyacyl-CoA dehydratase subunit D, with protein sequence MEERTLERYKRNISRVSAGSLKQLTSIGDVPKGLEYFTNVLKRTFVDFEKDDNEYIGSYCVMVPDEMIYAFGYRPLRLCAGHSVAAMIGDEIVPRDACPVLKATAGFHAMRVMPIYQQCRLAVLPMTCDGKRKSAALLSQYLPVIPLPIEMDKSEERFAQNLQNMHALMKSISKETGRRFSNRKLIESCKSINAAQQEAYKLYGLLSSDNPPVTGSQVMAVLNSYCYDTPESWAQHAKILNAGLSQKAAAMQPLKRKKPRIFIAGSPITFPNYKLPFLMEGLGAQIVGDETCMAGRLLYDPVVPDEYSTDGILRALTARYVCACTCPVFEQTDDRLSSLTEKLRQTKAEGVIYHILRGCTPYDFELSMVEQLADKLDIPVLRVETDFSAEDAEQVKIRLEAFVELIEQRR
- a CDS encoding acyl-CoA dehydratase activase, which codes for MGNYYVGLDAGSTYLKAALIKDNCVLGAELLPTGIDCEETAAKLLEKIYASQSITRNDIAVITATGYSRRSIGLADATISEITAHACGVQLTAPENVHPRLIIDIGGQDSKIISLGPDGHIVNFTMNDKCAAGTGKFLEVVADLLETTIDQIASLAKESTDPCQINSTCAVFAQTEVISLLAQKKSRSDILAGMHIAMANRIAKMARKYKSDGDVMMTGGGANNDALRSALEDELMCDIYKANYPQFNGAIGAALIGRHNTEKMQVQIS
- the tnpC gene encoding IS66 family transposase, with protein sequence MEKQEKTIEIPLSVYENFLKQAEQIAELKQQIQWLMEQFRLAKRKQFGASSEQTDNEQLCLFNEAEQTADLTVPEPETTEVKAHYRRKTRLTTDKLPEDLPVETIEHELPIEARICPDCGCPLHKMGEDIREELKIIPAKAVIVRHVRHVYACRHCEESSDRVPIVKAEMPKPVIKGGFASPESVAHIAVQKFVMGSPLYRQEQEWAQSGILLSRQTMSNWLIRACEDWLEPIYQEMKRQLCNHQVLHADETTLQVLHEDGKPAQSKSYMWLYRTSGEAKRQIVLYDYQRDRKHIRPKDFLEDFSGFLHADGYDGYHKLPDRITVVGCWAHLRRKFDEALQTLPKDKRKSSDAAKGIAYCDRLFHLEKQFTLLTPEDRLKEREQQSKPVVEAFYAWVGSLRELPKTLMGKAIHYAQSQRMYLVRYLLDGRLEISNNRAENAIRPFVMGRKNWLFSNTPNGAKASAIYYSLIVSARENGLVPFEYLTKIFTEAPNGADVENLMPWGACPLI